CGGGTTTATGATCTGCGTCTAGAGGCTTGTGGGTTTGAGGATCAATGCCTTGGCTTAAGAGTTTCTTACGAAGATGAGTGTTCCAATAGTTCTTGATCTCATTATCAGTCCTTCCCGGTATCCTTCCCGCGATCAGTGACCACCTTACAACACACATTATATTGAATTAGCATGATCATATATGCGACTTTAGAACAACGATGATTACTTGCTAATCCTATAAAACAAGCTTATGTGTAGCTCATCTTAGTTACactttcttaatatatatacatatttgaaattCAACTCAATCCATATATAACATTACCTTAgaaataaaactaatctttaattaaataacaagAATCTGAAGAAGGGATTACTATTTTGTTGAAAATTCAATAAACACATGTATCAATTTATGATAGTTAATTATGTCTATCACaataagaaagaagaagactatATACATGTAAATAGTAGTAAAATGtgataaaacaaaagaatcttCATGTTTATGTAGAAGAAATTAAACCCTAACTTAAAATAATGTTTATGCATAGCACACACatacatgtacatatatataacactaCTATCTTCTGTATATGTAGTTTGATTAAtcaaaactaattatatttttatttttctgaataGTTATATATACGTTAGATAGGTATGTTTCGCACCGGTTGCCAAGGAGGCGATGAAGGCGGAGGATGAGATCTTCCTCGTCGAGAGTGATACCACCGCGTTTTACAGTCGGCCGGAGATAGTTCATCCACCGTAGACGGCAGCTTTTCCCACATCGGAGTAAGCCAGCTCTTTTGGGAAGCGATCTCCACCTTCCTTCGCCTTCTTTCTCGATGAAGCTCACAAGAATCTCGTCCTCCTCCGCCGTCCACGGTCCTCTCTTCATCCCCATCTTCATGCAACATGGGGACGTTTTCTTCGTGACCTGCTTCTTCACGCCAGATGACGTCATGTCCGCCGTCTTCAACAGAGAGTTCTCTCTAGGGTTTGGTGAGCTCTTTGAGTTTCTCTCGATTGGTTAGATTCTTTCTCTCaatgttctctctctctcttccataGTCTAGTGATGTTACCAATGAACCTACCGACCTTTTGCTCACTCTCTAGTTTTCAGCGTTTGATGGTTACGCGCTTCTAGTTTcaattctatttatttattttcttaagattTGTAAGACTATAATCAAGATGGTTACCAGTTACCACCCTTAGCAATGATCGAGTGATCCGTTAATCTACCAACATCTAAATCTAAGTTCATAAAATGAACTAACCGGTCATGGTGAAATAGCTAGAAACGAAGATACAACGAGTTTGCATTGTGGTTCCTATGTGCCATGTAGTATGGACTGGTGCATTACTATTCATGGGGTTTAAAACAACTCTGGACTAGAAatcatatgatatatattttcttcatcAGTTTAGATGCTCAATGATCTATACATACTAATCATTAAAATTATGGGTGCACAACAGGATATAAAGGGAGTATCttctattagttttttttttaaaacatgtaaTCAAAAAACCTTTTAGTTATTAATTCTCTTACAGCACGTATTGTTTtggatttaatatatttttttgttaagatattttttttttcttagattttctGGCAGTTCCTAACTGATGACGTTGCCCTGAGAACCAAATTAccaaaacaaatgttttatcTGTATAGGCTCAAGACTGACAACGCAGGTATAGATGGTTTcttaattatttgtattaagGATAACATTTCTATGAAATCAGTTTGAGTGGCCACACAACATCCGCTTATTCCAACTCCTCTGAATGAAAAAGCTGAATAAAAACAAAGTGTTTAACATCGTTGATATTACATTAATGAATACTAACcactttgatttttctttttacatcaACCACTTTGATATAACGTTGTTGATATTACATTAATGAATACTAACCactttcattttaattttcttgacATCAACCACCTTCATTACAAATAAATTCATTAACAATGAcataaactaatgaaataaacatttaatatttacaCCGACTcttaaaaccataaaaattcAGTAATTGAACAAAAGGCCAgatatttttcttacaaatgaGGAAACAGTGGGGTAATTAcgtaaagaaagaaaaaaagaatggaCCCCATAAAAAAAGATAGGAACGAGAGTCACTTTCCAACTATAAAACctgatttgttttctttcctttcaaatttattttgtcgttttatttaaaaatttaccaatagcattgttttgtttttcaccACTGTATCAGAGCTGGCTGGTTAGCAACATCagaatatctctctctctctctgtatctGCAACGAGAAGATATGACGTCATCTCAGTTCAACAAATCAAAGTCTCCCGACAACAAATACGTAAGCTTTCGCTTTCAGCTTTTCTCCATGGTTCTGTTATAACTCTCAAAAGTTgagttatgatttttttttaacgtaTATAGATGCTTGGAGATGAAATTGGTAAAGGAGCTTATGCTCGAGTTTACAAAGGACTAGACTTGAAGAATGGTGACTTTGTTGCCATTAAACAAGTCTCGTTGGAGAATGTTGTTCAAGATGATGATCTCAACACTATTATGGTTTGTTACTTTTATCTATAGTCTGACCACATGTGGTCTCGTAATTTTCTTTGCCAACTTCTATACTGACTTGAATCTTGGTGATGTTACATGTGGAATGTACACACAGCAAGAAATTGATCTCTTGAAGGTACCTTCTTTAGCTTTAACACTGACTCTGTTTCTAAGCTGATTTACAAAATTTAGATCATAATGTTAAATTGAGATATATGGGTTTCTTTTGAATTAATGGTTAACATTTCATTGCAGAACTTGAACCATAAGAACATTGTCAAGTATATTGGTTCGTGGAAGACAAAGACTCACCTTCACATCATTCTTGAGTaagttgttttttgtttgtttgtttgttttgttggtCCACGCTGGAgttcaaaattatatgtttgCAGGTATGTTGAGAATGGCTCTCTTGCAAACAATGTTAAACCAAATAAATTTGGACCATTCCCAGAATCTTTGGTGGCTGTTTACATTGCTCAGGTTCAgtttatatatatcttatttctACTTAAGTTTTTTTATGAAACTGTGTACTCACTAGTGAATACAGGTCTTGGAAGGTTTAGTGTATCTTCATGAGCAGGGTGTCATACACCGTGATATCAAGGGTGCAAATATTTTGACCACAAAGGAGGCATGTgtccatttttattttattattatttattattaattttggtATCAAGATACTTAACTGTCTGATACTTCAGGGTCTTGTTAAGCTTGCTGACTTTGGAGTTGCTACTAAACTAAGCGAGTCTGAGTTCAACACTCACTCAGTGGCTGGATCACCTTACTGGATGGCTCCTGAGGTTACACCTTTGACCTTCATCACCATATTCTCTTTTaggttaatttttttgaaatacttTTTCACCTGATTGTTTTCAGGTTATTGAATTGTCTGGAGTTTGTGCTGCTTCTGACATTTGGAGCGTTGGATGTACCGTTATCGAACTTCTTACATGTGTTCCTCCTTACTTTGATATGCAACCCAATGCAGCTCTGTATCGTATTGTTCAGGTTTTTTTGACAATGTTTTGCATTCATTAATTAGCCAATAAAGTTTAGGCAGAAGTGAACAAAACTATATGGCCTCTCTATGGTATTATTCAGGATGATAGCCCTCCTATTCCTGATAGTCTTTCTCCAGATATTACAGACTTCCTACGACAGTGCTTCAAGAAGGTATGGTTTTTTTATGCAACCATGTCAGAGTCAGTCCAGATACCTACTCCATCTGATTTTGTATTGTATTGTGCACATTACAGGATTCAAGGCAGAGGCCTGATGCAAAGACATTGCTCTCTCACCCTTGGATAAGGAACTCTAGACAGGCATTGCAGTCCTCACTTCGGAATAAAGGAACTATTAAGTGAGAACCTGTTGTTATCTGTCTCATGTTAGGGAGCTGCAATAGTGTGCCTAGGTTCCACTAAATCTTTAATGCTGTCCCTTGGGTATGCAGATATATGAAAGAAGCCGCTGCAAGTTCAGAGAAGGATGATGAAGGAAGTCAACTTTCAGCAGAAAAAGCTGGGATGTCAAAAACTGTAAGATTCCTCAGCTGTAATTTACCAttagtcattcttttttttttaaagatgcaAATAAGGAATTTAGAGATGTAAAAGCAGAAGGCATCTGAACATGATGAAGTACCTGGAAATCTTGAAACCGAAGATTCCATCCAGGTGGACCAGCCATCACATAGTCTTGGCCAAAAAGATGAAGATCACATGCTTAGAAAGGTTAGTTGTGATAGTCTTAGATAATATGGTTCACATGGCAGTGTACTATGTTTTGAGCTGATTGATAAGTTCCCTGTTCTTGACTAATAAGTTACATTTGAGACAGGTATTGTTTGTTATTGGGTCTTAGTCTTTTTCTTTACAAATTTATGATCTTATTGCAACagttttctttacttttttgAATAATGTGGTCttactaattgttttttttttcttgctgtTTCTATCTCGAAGGCTGTGAAAACTCCATCAAGCGTTGGTGGGAATGAACTAAGTAGATTTAGTGATCCTCCTCCTGGGAATGCTTCTTTGCTTCCCAAGGGAAAATTTAATGAAGCCTCAACATCAATGCCTCCATCACATGAAATCCATGGTGGTGATTCTCCTGTCGCAGATGGTGGAAAGATTGGTGTTTGTGATCCTTGCCTCTTAATGATGGGTGTTTTGAAAGATGTTATTGACATTGATGGCTTGGTATGTTCTGTCTTGAGAATGCAGGTTTGGTAATTCAAGTTAGTACACTGGTGGTGACACAGTTTCTATCTTGTTTTGCAGGTAACTGATGAAAATGTACCCGCAGAAAATCTTCACCCTCTGCAGGTACACTTCTTCATCCTCTGAGAATGACATTGTTTCTCAACTCTGTTTTAGTTGTTTCCATGTTGTCAGTGGTTCCAAACCTTAGAATCCATtggttgagtttttttttttaatttttgtgtgtaGGCAGTGGAGTTCAGCAGATTGGTGAGCTCCTTAAGGCCAGATGAATCAGAAGATGCAATAGGTTCTTCCTGTGAGAAACTTGCTGTCATGTTTCGTCAGAGACCTGAACAGAAGACAGTATTTGTGACACAGCATGGTTTCCTCCCTCTGATGGATCTACTCCATGTTCCTAAACCTCCAGTATGTTTATTTGTAATCGagcagtatttttttttttgtcctctATCATCAATAGTTGTCAGTTCATGTTTATGTTCATCATCAGTGTTTGATGTGAAGACTAAATGGATAATGTTTTATGAATCTTTTCTGGTGTTTTTAATTAGGTAATATATGCCGTGCTGCAGCTGATAAACGAAGTTGTTAAAGATAACACTGAGTTCCAGGAAAATGCTTGTCTTGTTGGTCTTGTAAGTTCTTCCATTTGGTTGGAGAGTTCTCAAATAGTCTAGTCTTTTCTTTGttgtggcaaaaaaaaaaaaaccaagaaaGTTGATTATTCCAAGTGATATGGCAGATACCTGTGGTAATGAGTTTTGCTGGTCCTGGTCCTGATCCTGAGAGGAATCATTCTCAAGGAATACGTATGGAAGCAGCTTACTTCTTGCTGCAGCTTTGTCAATCAAGGTTATTAACAGTCACCAACTCTTTATTACTTtcttcttagttttttttttgtataagtCATAGAGTTGATTTGGTACCTTTCTTTACAGCTCCACAACATTGCAAATGTTCATAGCTTGTGGTGGAATACCAGTTTTGGTTGGATTTATCGAAGCAGATTATGCCAAACACAGGTCAGTACTGTCTACCatctttttttggtgttttgaaatcCTTTCAAGTTTCAACGTAGTAAATGGAGATATCATGTAgccagtgttctaaaaatcggtttaGTCGGCAAATCAGtgaacaattttttaaaactataacGACTTCTTGAACACACCAGCAGAATCTGTTTTTGTAAATCTGAACTTATATTCTATCTAACTTATGGTCTGTGCTTGTTCTATTGTAAACGGTTGATTTACTTCTATTATGTACTACTAATTTCTAgtgatttgagtttttttaccAGGGAGATGGTTCACTTAGCTATTGATGGGATGTGGCATGTATTCAAACACAAAATGTCCACGCCGTTAAATGACCTCTGCCGTATAGCTGCAAAGAATGGAGTTCTTCCTAGGCTGATCAACACTCTTGTTAGCTTGAATGAAACAACCAGGCTGGCTTTTATATCAGGAGGTCCACTGAGTGTGGATGGTCAAGCTCCACAAGCTCGCTCTGGTCAGCTTGATCAGCCTGAGTCTTCACTCAGTGTGATTGATCAGCCTGATGTGTTGAAAACAAGTCATGGTGGTGGTGAAGAGCCTTCTCATGCTTCAACTTCAACTTCTCAAAGAACAGATATTCATCAACCTAGATTGAGCAGTGTTGCAGAAGAAAAAGCTAGACCTGGAAGTACCACATCGTCTTGTTCACTTGCCCATATATTCTCTGGAGATGTTGCAAGTGAATACTTGGAGAAAGCGGctgatcttcttcttgtatttGCTACTGCTGATACAACAGTCAAGTCACACATGTGCAGCCAAAGCTTACTCAGTCTTCTTTTCAACATGTTCAACCGTGTAGAACCTCATATTCTGTTAAAGGTACTTGTAAAGCTCCTTAAGATTAATCTTCATGTCACATATATACTTACACTGCCTTTTTGCAGATACTGGAGTGCATCAATCATTTATCCACTGATCCAAATTGCTTAGAGACTCTTCAGCGTTCAGATGCAATCAAACATTTGATCCCTAACCTTGACCTTAAAGAAGGGAATCTTGTTTATCAGATCCATCACGAGGTTACCTTCAAGAATTTGCATATAGATAATAACTAAAAGGACATAATAGTTTGGTTtactaaaagtttaaaattgaTGTAGGTGCTTAGTGCACTATTCAACCTGTGCAAGATCAACAAGGGGAGGCAAGAACAAGCAGCTGAGCAGGGAATCATACCGCACCTGATGCTTATCATCATGTCGGACTCTTCTCTGAAACAATATGCACTGCCACTCCTATGTGATATGGCTCATGCATCTCCGAGCTCAAGAGAGCAGTTAAGAGCTCACGGCGGTCTGGACGTGTACATGAGTTTGCTTGATGATGAATCTTGGTCTGTAACAGCGTTGGATTCGCTTGCCATTTGCTTGGCGCATGACAATGAGAGTAGCCACAAGGTGGAGCAGGCGTTGCTCAAGAAGGATGCGGTTCAGAAGTTAGTTAACTTCTTCAAGAGCTGCCCTGAGAGACACTTTGTGCATATATTGGAGCCGTTCTTGAAGATTATAACGTAAGTTAGAAGTACATTGTGATGTTGCCAGCTTCTTTAGTCTCATTCTTGTGATTCTTGATTTACAGGAAATCGTATAGGATCAACAAGACACTAGCTGTGAATGGATTGACTTCGTTGCTTGTTTCAAGGCTAGACCATCAAGATGCCATTGTTAGACTTAATCTCCTGAAACTCATCAAGGTTAATATTATCTAAGTTcttgcttgtttttttttttcttgttttgtttggtgttttgagtgtttTTGTTTGGACTCTCAGGCTGTGTACGAGCACCATCCAAAGCCAAAACAGCTGATAGTAGAGAACGGCCTACCTCAAAAGCTGCAAGTTCTGATAGAAGAAAGACGTGATGGACAAAGTTCAGGAGGGCAAGTTCTGGTGAAGCAACTGGCTACCTCTCTGCTCAAAGCACTCTACATCAACACAGTTTTGTGACTGTACATTCACTCCCATTTTTGCAAGAAGAATTCACCCAAAAGtgtatatcttcttcttctttattttaaaacatgattTCACCTGAGGATGGTGGCGATTGattgaaaactttaaaatgttAGCTTGTGTTGCACTCTTGGGTTATTTTAGTACCTAGAGATGCCAACGCCTCAGGTTTTTTGGGGGGTAATATGTTGAAGTATTAGTATGTTTAAAAGATTTTGGTTtgtgatatattttaaaaatgaatggaGAAGCTATTTTGTAAGCAAATTGTTCTATATTCAACATTCACAAGCTACTCCAAAATTTTTATGTGGTAACTTATATTCAGCCAATCAAAAGAAAAGTTTGTATTcctttttttgaatgaatgtattCATCTTTACCTTTTGCTTAAGAGGATTGGCTTCCATCATCCACTCTTTTTTTCATTAGCCGGCCGTAAAGATGAATTatgaatacaaataaatttatgaaCATGGAGAACATTCTGAAAAGAAGGAggaaaaaaaagcaaaatactattaaaaccaTACAAAGTGGCGGCCACTTACAAAATTACAGGTATTCATCCAAGTACACAAGCATGGAACTGATAgagaaaaaactaaaagtatGGTCCCATCATTGCTTTTGTGCATCTCACATGGCTTAACATGTTAGTGTCTGCTTACCATCATCCCATAGTCCGAATATATACCTTTTGTTTATTCTATTGCTCAAGTTGATCTGAAACTCTAGCTAATGTTAACCTAATATGTCTTTGAAGCTAGATTTCGGTTACGTTTCAACTCTTAGCTAGTTATATGAATATCAAAACTGACTAGATGTCTTTTTAGGGTACGATTTACAGTTACTCCCACTTTTGAGTTTAAATGCAAGTTTGATACACCTACTTAAGGTTGCGAGAGATGCCTCTCCTAATTTTACCACCGTTGGGATTTATTGTCCCCATAAATTTTCTTCTGTTCGTTATATTCTATATTGTGAAAAGTTATTCCACTAGAATTTTATCGGGTACACTCCAAGGCCATACGTGATATGTCGATAAGAACAATGCTGATACTGACCAGTGACCACAAATAATTCAACGACACCAAGACCCTCCAAAATTTCACAGCTCATCGCATCATTGCTCGAAGATGTGTGGTCGGTTACTATTATCATTTGTGTTAACGAACCCCACAAACATATATAGTGGTATAAATTATGAAACATAAACACAAACACTCTCATGCAATTTAATTAATACCCgaagtttaaattaaaaatatataatatatagtagtccaaatattagaaacaataacaaaaagCTCATGCGATAACAAAATaaacagaagaaaagagaaaagaagtaGCAAACAATAACTCTATATGGTATGTAGAGATTGGTTTAGAAGAGAAACCCAGATGCCAAAGCAGCAACAGAT
The Raphanus sativus cultivar WK10039 unplaced genomic scaffold, ASM80110v3 Scaffold0385, whole genome shotgun sequence genome window above contains:
- the LOC130502021 gene encoding transcription repressor MYB5-like; the encoded protein is MTSSGVKKQVTKKTSPCCMKMGMKRGPWTAEEDEILVSFIEKEGEGRWRSLPKRAGLLRCGKSCRLRWMNYLRPTVKRGGITLDEEDLILRLHRLLGNRWSLIAGRIPGRTDNEIKNYWNTHLRKKLLSQGIDPQTHKPLDADHKPGEEVSAGQNLLEPNSSSHTDVTTVSSGNGASKISFSFLVWIRFFFGGEDDEDFGFCYDDKFSSFLNALINDDPVDSNIPISQPFRMQDCTDEIVGTSSSLEHGQSLEDI
- the LOC108805882 gene encoding MAP3K epsilon protein kinase 1, yielding MTSSQFNKSKSPDNKYMLGDEIGKGAYARVYKGLDLKNGDFVAIKQVSLENVVQDDDLNTIMQEIDLLKNLNHKNIVKYIGSWKTKTHLHIILEYVENGSLANNVKPNKFGPFPESLVAVYIAQVLEGLVYLHEQGVIHRDIKGANILTTKEGLVKLADFGVATKLSESEFNTHSVAGSPYWMAPEVIELSGVCAASDIWSVGCTVIELLTCVPPYFDMQPNAALYRIVQDDSPPIPDSLSPDITDFLRQCFKKDSRQRPDAKTLLSHPWIRNSRQALQSSLRNKGTIKYMKEAAASSEKDDEGSQLSAEKAGMSKTKASEHDEVPGNLETEDSIQVDQPSHSLGQKDEDHMLRKAVKTPSSVGGNELSRFSDPPPGNASLLPKGKFNEASTSMPPSHEIHGGDSPVADGGKIGVCDPCLLMMGVLKDVIDIDGLVTDENVPAENLHPLQAVEFSRLVSSLRPDESEDAIGSSCEKLAVMFRQRPEQKTVFVTQHGFLPLMDLLHVPKPPVIYAVLQLINEVVKDNTEFQENACLVGLIPVVMSFAGPGPDPERNHSQGIRMEAAYFLLQLCQSSSTTLQMFIACGGIPVLVGFIEADYAKHREMVHLAIDGMWHVFKHKMSTPLNDLCRIAAKNGVLPRLINTLVSLNETTRLAFISGGPLSVDGQAPQARSGQLDQPESSLSVIDQPDVLKTSHGGGEEPSHASTSTSQRTDIHQPRLSSVAEEKARPGSTTSSCSLAHIFSGDVASEYLEKAADLLLVFATADTTVKSHMCSQSLLSLLFNMFNRVEPHILLKILECINHLSTDPNCLETLQRSDAIKHLIPNLDLKEGNLVYQIHHEVLSALFNLCKINKGRQEQAAEQGIIPHLMLIIMSDSSLKQYALPLLCDMAHASPSSREQLRAHGGLDVYMSLLDDESWSVTALDSLAICLAHDNESSHKVEQALLKKDAVQKLVNFFKSCPERHFVHILEPFLKIITKSYRINKTLAVNGLTSLLVSRLDHQDAIVRLNLLKLIKAVYEHHPKPKQLIVENGLPQKLQVLIEERRDGQSSGGQVLVKQLATSLLKALYINTVL